In Afipia sp. GAS231, a single window of DNA contains:
- a CDS encoding GNAT family N-acetyltransferase, whose product MRVCSHRLILRSWQDSDRAPFAEMSADPGVMEYLRPLPTRKSSDAWIDYQIEHQFSHGFCMWAVELRSSGAFLGAVGLLVINFSAHFTPAVEVGWRLASAFWGQGFATEAARQALEFGFGEVRMSEIVAHASVRNTRSRHVMSKLGMSHNDADDFDHPRLGESDPLRRQALYRITRQRYEQTP is encoded by the coding sequence ATGAGAGTTTGCTCGCATCGCTTGATCCTACGATCCTGGCAGGATTCCGACAGGGCTCCATTTGCCGAGATGTCTGCGGACCCCGGCGTGATGGAGTATTTGCGGCCCCTCCCGACCAGGAAGTCCAGCGATGCCTGGATCGATTACCAGATCGAGCATCAATTCTCACATGGGTTCTGTATGTGGGCCGTGGAGCTCCGATCATCAGGCGCATTTCTCGGCGCCGTGGGACTCTTGGTCATCAATTTTTCGGCTCACTTCACACCTGCCGTAGAAGTCGGCTGGCGGCTGGCAAGTGCTTTTTGGGGCCAGGGGTTCGCAACGGAAGCCGCTCGACAAGCGCTTGAGTTTGGCTTTGGCGAGGTTCGGATGTCCGAAATTGTCGCCCATGCGAGTGTCCGCAATACGCGTTCTCGTCATGTCATGTCCAAATTGGGCATGTCACATAACGACGCCGACGATTTCGATCATCCGCGCCTCGGAGAATCGGATCCGCTCCGGCGACAGGCGCTCTATCGAATCACACGACAGCGTTATGAGCAGACGCCCTAG
- a CDS encoding sulfate transporter family protein — protein MLDAAVKALSQILSPPMRSILWRSIGLALILITVLAFGLQRLLTWFAEYGEGWAEAMLGPGFHTPLNVLAWIVSIAAGLGVVLGGIFLMPAITSLVASVFVDDVAEHVEREHYPAERPGSALPLGTAIPEGVKTALLTILVYLVALPFVLFAGAGFLIFFIATAWLLGREYFELAAMRFRSPAEAKAMRKDNAATVFTAGLIIAAFVSIPIVNLATPLFGMALMVHMHKRLSGPRPELIEPRQRSGVPTA, from the coding sequence ATGTTGGACGCGGCCGTCAAGGCGCTATCGCAGATCCTGTCGCCGCCGATGCGTTCCATCCTGTGGCGCTCGATCGGGCTGGCGCTGATACTGATCACGGTGCTGGCGTTCGGGTTGCAGCGGCTGCTGACCTGGTTCGCCGAATATGGCGAAGGCTGGGCGGAAGCGATGCTCGGGCCGGGCTTTCATACCCCGCTCAACGTGCTGGCCTGGATCGTCTCGATCGCGGCGGGCCTTGGCGTCGTGCTCGGGGGTATTTTTTTAATGCCCGCGATCACCTCGCTGGTCGCCAGCGTGTTCGTCGACGACGTCGCCGAACATGTCGAGCGTGAGCATTATCCGGCGGAGCGGCCAGGTAGCGCGCTGCCGCTCGGCACAGCCATCCCCGAGGGCGTCAAGACCGCGCTGCTGACGATCCTGGTCTATCTGGTCGCGCTGCCGTTCGTGCTGTTCGCAGGCGCCGGCTTTCTGATCTTCTTCATCGCCACCGCGTGGCTGCTGGGCCGGGAATATTTCGAGCTCGCGGCGATGCGATTCCGCTCGCCGGCGGAAGCCAAGGCGATGCGCAAGGACAACGCGGCCACGGTGTTCACCGCGGGGCTGATCATCGCGGCGTTCGTGTCGATCCCGATCGTCAACCTGGCGACGCCGTTGTTCGGCATGGCGTTGATGGTTCACATGCACAAGCGGTTGTCTGGCCCGCGGCCGGAACTGATCGAGCCAAGGCAGCGAAGCGGCGTGCCGACGGCCTAG